A genomic window from Bubalus bubalis isolate 160015118507 breed Murrah chromosome 11, NDDB_SH_1, whole genome shotgun sequence includes:
- the ZFP36L1 gene encoding mRNA decay activator protein ZFP36L1: protein MTTTLVSATIFDLSEVLCKGNKMLNYSTPSAGGCLLDRKAVGTPAGGGFPRRHSVTLPSSKFHQNQLLSSLKGEPAPALSSRDSRFRDRSFSEGGERLLPPQKQPGSGQVNSSRYKTELCRPFEENGACKYGDKCQFAHGIHELRSLTRHPKYKTELCRTFHTIGFCPYGPRCHFIHNAEERRALAGARDLSADRPRLQHSFSFAGFPSAAATAAATGLLDSPTSITPPPILSADDLLGSPTLPDGTNNPFAFSSQELASLFAPSMGLPGGGSPTTFLFRPMSESPHMFDSPPSPQDSLSDQEGYLSSSSSSHSGSDSPTLDNSRRLPIFSRLSISDD, encoded by the exons ATGACCACCACCCTCGTGTCTGCCACCATCTTCGACTTGAGCGAAGTTTTATGCAAG GGTAACAAGATGCTCAACTATAGTACTCCCAGTGCCGGGGGTTGCCTGCTGGACAGGAAGGCAGTGGGCACCCCTGCCGGTGGGGGCTTCCCCCGGAGGCACTCGGTCACTCTGCCCAGCTCCAAATTCCACCAGAACCAGCTCCTCAGTAGCCTCAAGGGTGAGCCAGCCCCAGCTCTGAGCTCTCGGGACAGCCGCTTCCGAGACCGCTCTTTCTCAGAAGGGGGCGAGCGGCTGCTGCCCCCCCAGAAGCAGCCGGGAAGCGGCCAGGTCAACTCCAGCCGCTACAAGACGGAGCTGTGCCGCCCCTTCGAGGAGAACGGAGCCTGTAAGTACGGCGACAAGTGCCAGTTCGCCCACGGCATCCACGAGCTCCGAAGCCTGACCCGCCACCCCAAGTACAAGACGGAGCTGTGCCGCACCTTCCACACCATCGGCTTCTGCCCCTACGGGCCCCGCTGCCACTTCATCCACAACGCCGAGGAGCGCCGTGCCCTGGCCGGGGCCCGGGACCTCTCTGCTGACCGTCCCCGCCTCCAGCATAGCTTTAGCTTTGCTGGGTTTCCCAgtgccgccgccaccgccgctgcCACGGGGCTGCTGGACAGCCCCACATccatcaccccaccccccatcctgaGCGCCGATGACCTCCTGGGCTCACCCACCCTCCCCGATGGCACCAATAACCCCTTCGCCTTCTCCAGCCAGGAGCTGGCGAGCCTCTTTGCCCCTAGCATGGGGCTGCCCGGGGGTGGCTCCCCGACCACCTTCCTCTTCCGGCCCATGTCTGAGTCCCCTCACATGTTTGACTCTCCCCCCAGCCCTCAGGATTCTCTCTCGGACCAGGAGGGCTACCTGAGCAGCTCCAGCAGCAGCCACAGTGGCTCAGACTCCCCTACTTTGGACAACTCAAGACGCCTGCCCATTTTCAGCAGACTTTCCATCTCAGATGACTAA